The Hylaeus volcanicus isolate JK05 unplaced genomic scaffold, UHH_iyHylVolc1.0_haploid 12197, whole genome shotgun sequence genome has a window encoding:
- the LOC128882899 gene encoding uncharacterized protein LOC128882899 isoform X5, producing MNLRLLIVQIGIIRAQTSRRRTCHAKRRSTKTNFFPHRFSPSKWYDRSSDNGTDTEDFIGSPLKSSRALKMSRHSKSRLQPFMESCTPYDVSQAQRSKQLQCRRVEKKRHKGDEESDRRESMHRSRTHYTHSRDGRGRPRRGTRHINGSDFEKKGQAAHFGMGAHIILRGIRLKWSRYDSLFQKTSFLTNVLKQSIIQSVAYEDALRQCLCKPHDSLEDSLHCLALFLVSKQTPFSIEKFCEPLPFLSPFGMEDLNTHTNKGATCQAPTTFVFFSHAKRRQVTSTKIPRHTFQEDEQRDTTQSTMYPASSEKSQVLRLNYKSPKCCEQNVQVDSFPMNHKKEKILQEPQGTVMGSFGVGLWKKHVAHEAILQSEHEKMLFEQVDILEKSLQQDIKNTQLAWTLPVVKDIWKEDIKEFPRFLYFCFIGFLLHCSCSQQSYLQTNQRLFDFFLKPIPKDLSKTFLDSLKMLQEVFKKWTVNELCQSLACVRKCYSYHQDNFLFLQPYFATLFFQKIMNGSTLKAIQSHLGCLELFENNLLTYLTPHNSLSTGVPMLADLEVPLEKNTNTLMGHWRDLVQAQKNRAGSSVSDVTAATSLPQAATTSQIFTPIQDPDPLTEKKTSLYTLLPDIILSQTMCTQRKFDKSEENSLNARRVSLQQETDNFKVHVATCPLSTPQATGHTLFNKSEYETPVHTTDSDTPHTATSLFTEMPAERTRYRILRDMLWDVNVSSQLFDFNVLKKLDWLKKKQTQTDDLEESLSGIGVTPRHSEYSFVKQQIGYYLSLLNKVTTKLDLTKNMYCKAITLDEQMPLKLHHQPQAEALIHLFCSITSKWGRIASQCVRGLSDRTSVACMRSQNCFKEFITPCLIQDTKNMSSATSFLTVPDASQAIVKVQTSATSLNKLHTSTSGNRIKYCCICFEEEWEPDNPVLTCVRCFTSLHKKCYIVPESTADDENEAFFCKRCTLEKKRHDMFISGSIRCDFCNTLGGALKHTKEGGWVHVLCALFLLPAVVPEDLQTFDHWDVSMIPMSSQAVNCSVCCMSNWKPHMKRCLPIKEAMGDETDVFTASYSEYHLESFPLRTSDAPPHYPMSLYRAHRRGVCVSCSYEKCERSFHPFCAWLAGMYVKVTLKNNSFYPWNKKIAEMCSKQDETLRLRNEAFFLTMDQIYFPMLQFEIFCFDHSPSCTTIFHKEELVTRSSSYQRCLRQQEFMNRDLYPNGTYTVASQHHLINGGCKTSRQPCQELLIQDTLSVPHATTIPTNLHAFDASGANDMKEKNMHINAGYRDTILDTYYDHICCICFTHAHSDAKSADQRLRHCRRCGLAVHPVCYNDEGLRLRVFSPTLLSKKSTALNTKESYDILLNYLVSVETQFEKPKELFPLTDLLCKIEAYNILQLDLPQVFFPSLKNLDVTTLQDIYFTCDVCSNGYVPEHVVCVVCGRKGGALRILHVEDSERKNSSSRDTVAEMFIHVVCATYAPGISIEDSNGLFSVKTLDTIIKSDFYGSNKCQLCDSKDGITLPCSYPSCSVFNHARCLQHHNCWLGLHSAVERFLDEEKPIKPLPEVKLHPQNLSQIHTFCYTHTKLKLKYTRQPLHSSLQRMKELLEQLRVKTCGVKNRVLSKENEIATFLKLLQLKKPLLTVKEARSNNVASLISSEKLIPFLSMDTKYDAAYINKGYTVTSSTKWNTTLDYEPVRLFPEKPILNSRTVPYVLEEVTTKVLEASVGSETLLEALPPFTKLSLDKLYVLGQARALTIAEIVDFSRMLLPDYQRRRRGRPSAKEKVIRVLTTGALQYLKAQKHAHETLQDVVKRLPLESMKPCDFTFWVEASTIADQYGKSLQAILCGTTNGANEWMALSSSKKTLFTTYQRQHNQNGMLVPDNKSMITTSVEETTKSSPLHMDEQQFWESPQNNDPSTPQVSEVDVSLQTQVKNVSMALKERLLNEKNIQDQQHFVDFACESKSHGTDSSFCKECLTIQHGGDRNQDAHVFSALGETTTHESQSCLNTNLNVQVCVTEQIEKQHVIQASVEEALSSSGGHVVTSSSSLLDSRVEDFSTVVDTFEKASKSSPNGYVKESPPLFNSHVEDTGGLPDNLLEASLSVEYSLEQKTVLFSENHLETNTLPLLNSQCGTASLHSLKGKGKAVASALAEDHAEGTRPLVPETHVEGTNPPGPETHVEPTKPRVPEAQVEPTNPRVPEAQVEPTKPRVPEAQAEPTTPPVTETHVKEVLSSPEGSIHDASPPVQNCIVKKGVLVEKIVSESPVVNLEKKKAGNILNKKPELTMVDANTVLHRNVSDKISTDPCESSCIATRLRRSVRKRHTLGMSEEKKEEEGVLDNAGQNESRISTRGHKVEKATKVEFLDVYQIVANTVLSSFETVKELENFCWFHISFSVSQNGKSTDLHVGDNEDFFFLSKKYVDDKVHPTSFTESLQLCDLFSAVALHEVRTVVVRPIKPSPTNICNSILCMFQSLRSAKNDSHIPLLSFLFLQPENIKLFQKLCQDAVKGNIQSLEEVHTTYISCLTNPSMKLLVLKREDVWLHFSWYGKYVRDKSFNQVMIEKWLPPVGNNLRQPRRYPTLTQAAVDDVTRYFQHLIGWVLQQVDNPSAALCNIPGWNTHNSLWNDTNVFSLFYLTQSVRIFCTTLWKWREGLVVGYGSPLLANSQRFKFHQKDNQKYPELYGERKQGALLCSHEEDTELEKPQYFTNYSYLVYFEISETFVFEWCSLTLWDFVETKNLTTTTTTTTTNVSKLFELDSKYHIRSFLTWTTLSNCYECQKPLMSYWKDKTPSEFLLCQNLSRGSKNGKDKVLTLIKCHNTTCRECVEKTLANCKTLSSWDTCATWKCSQCRRPADSTETTKTENVTVHESERSLSTGSGKDTFSATFKSLQTCKNFSCRTDSMLDYKLKKQCGKVSWRIGLTSKEKKRQKSDMKDFYQASHELKKFRKQK from the exons ATGAATCTTCGCTTGCTAATTGTGCAGATTGGTATAATCCGG GCGCAAACTTCGCGAAGGCGTACATGCCATGCAAAACGTCGATcaacgaaaacaaatttctttccacATCGTTTTTCTCCCTCCAAATGGTATGACCGGTCTTCGGACAACGGTACTGATACAGAAGATTTCA TTGGTTCCCCTTTGAAGAGCTCACGTGCACTCAAAATGTCTAGACATTCCAAAAGTCGTCTTCAACCCTTCATGGAATCGTGTACTCCGTACGATGTTTCCCAAGCACAGCGTAGTAAGCAATTGCAGTGTCGTCGGGTAGAAAAGAAAAGGCATAAGGGTGACGAAGAAAGCG ATCGGAGAGAATCGATGCATCGATCAAGGACACATTACACACATTCAAGAGATGGTAGAGGTCGACCGCGTCGTGGTACGCGTCATATAAATGGAAGTGATTTTGAGAAAAAAGGTCAAGCTGCTCATTTTGGAATGGGAGCCCATATTATTTTGCGTGGTATTCGTCTAAAGTGGTCTCGTTATGatagtttatttcaaaaaaccTCTTTTTTAACAAACGTGCTTAAACAAAGCATAATTCAAAGTGTTGCGTATGAAGATGCCTTACGGCAATGTCTTTGTAAGCCACACGATTCTCTTGAAGATTCCCTTCATTGTTTAGCTCTTTTTTTGGTTTCAAAACAAACACCGTTTTCAATAGAAAAGTTTTGTGAACCACTTCCTTTTTTGTCACCTTTTGGC ATGGAGGATTTAAATACTCATACGAACAAGGGTGCAACATGTCAAGCCCCTAcaacttttgttttcttttcccaCGCTAAGCGACGTCAAGTTACTTCAACTAAAATCCCACGGCACACTTTTCAAGAAGACGAACAAAGAGATACCACCCAATCAACAATGTATCCCGCATCAAGTGAAAAGTCGCAAGTATTACGCTTGAACTATAAAAGTCCTAAATGTTGTGAACAGAATGTTCAAGTAGATTCATTTCCTATGAaccataaaaaagaaaaaattttacaagaaCCACAAGGCACTGTCATGGGTTCTTTTGGTGTGGGTCTCTGGAAGAAACATGTTGCTCACGAAGCAATTTTGCAGAGTGAgcacgaaaaaatgttatttgagCAGGttgatattttagaaaaatcatTGCAACAAGATATCAAAAACACCCAACTTGCGTGGACATTACCTGTCGTGAAAGATATTTGGAAGGaagatataaaagaatttcctcggtttttatatttttgctttatCGGGTTTTTATTGCATTGTTCATGTTCTCAGCAGTCttatttgcaaacaaatcaaaggttatttgatttttttttaaaaccaatTCCAAAAGACTTGTCTAAAACGTTTCTtgattctttgaaaatgttgcaagaggtgtttaaaaaatggactGTCAATGAACTTTGCCAGTCTTTAGCATGTGTAAGAAAATGCTACTCATACCACcaagataattttttattccttcaACCGTATTTtgcaacattattttttcaaaaaatcatgAATGGAAGTACACTAAAAGCTATTCAAAGTCATCTTGGATGTTTAGaactgtttgaaaataatctgTTAACATATCTAACACCTCATAACTCTTTATCAACAGGTGTTCCAATGTTAGCCGATCTGGAGGTTCCTTTAGAAAAGAATACGAATACATTGATGGGACACTGGCGGGATTTAGTGCAAGCTCAAAAAAACAGAGCAGGATCTTCTGTTTCAGATGTTACGGCAGCCACATCTTTACCACAAGCAGCGACGACGTCGCAGATTTTTACACCGATTCAGGATCCAGATCCATTgaccgaaaaaaaaacatcctTGTATACGCTGCTTCCCGATATCATCCTTTCACAGACTATGTGTACGCAACGGAAGTTCGACAAAAGTGAGGAGAACAGTTTGAATGCAAGGAGAGTGTCATTGCAGCAAGAAACtgataatttcaaagttcatGTAGCGACATGTCCATTAAGTACACCTCAAGCAACAGGTCACACcttgtttaataaaagtgAGTACGAAACGCCAGTTCACACAACTGACAGTGACACACCTCATACCGCCACTTCACTTTTCACTGAGATGCCAGCAGAGAGAACACGCTATCGCATTTTACGAGACATGTTATGGGATGTCAATGTTTCATCTCAATTGTTTGATTTTAATGTTCTTAAAAAACTTgattggttaaaaaaaaaacagacaCAAACTGACGATTTAGAAGAGTCCTTATCAGGCATTGGTGTAACACCACGCCATTCCGAGTATTCTTTTGTAAAGCAACAAATTGGTTATTATCTTTCGTTGCTGAACAAAGTTACTACAAAATtagatttaacaaaaaatatgtattgcAAAGCTATAACTTTAGATGAACAAATGCCTTTAAAATTACATCATCAACCACAAGCTGAAGCGTTAATTCATCTATTTTGCTCTATTACATCCAAATGGGGTCGTATTGCGTCCCAATGTGTTCGTGGTCTTTCGGATCGAACATCTGTCGCTTGCATGCGTTCTCAGAATTGCTTCAAGGAATTCATCACCCCGTGTTTGATTCAAGATACGAAGAATATGTCTTCTGCAACGTCTTTTCTCACTGTACCAGACGCTTCACAGGCGATTGTAAAAGTTCAGACAAGTGCGACTTCTTTAAATAAGCTCCACACTTCTACGTCAGGAAATCGTATAAAGTATTGTTGTATTTGTTTTGAAGAAGAATGGGAACCAGATAATCCGGTTCTGACATGCGTACGATGTTTCACATCTCTTCATAAGAAATGCTACATTGTACCGGAGTCTACCGCTGACGATGAAAATGAAGCTTTCTTCTGCAAGAGGTGcactttagaaaaaaaaagacatg ATATGTTTATATCGGGTTCAATTCGATGTGACTTTTGTAATACGTTGGGCGGAGCGTTAAAACATACCAAGGAAGGCGGATGGGTTCACGTGTTGTGTGCATTGTTTCTATTACCAGCCGTGGTTCCAGAAGATTTACAGACATTCGACCATTGGGACGTTTCGATGATTCCAATGTCGTCTCAAGCAGTAAATTGTTCTGTTTGCTGTATGTCAAATTGGAAACCGCATATGAAACGTTGCCTACCAATAAAAGAAGCAATGGGTGACGAGACGGATGTTTTCACAGCTTCATATTCTGAGTATCATTTAGAAAGCTTTCCTCTTCGCACCAGTGATGCCCCACCCCATTATCCGATGTCTTTGTACCGCGCGCATCGTCGTGGCGTTTGCGTTTCATGCTCTTATGAAAAGTGTGAACGTTCGTTTCATCCTTTTTGTGCGTGGCTTGCTGGAATGTATGTTAAGGTGACTCTCAAAAATAACTCTTTCTACCCttggaacaaaaaaatagctg aaatgtgCAGTAAACAAGATGAAACATTGAGATTAAGAAACgaggctttttttttaaccatggatcaaatttattttcctatgcttcaatttgaaattttttgttttgatcaTTCACCATCATGCACCACCATTTTTCACAAGGAAGAACTTGTGACGCGTTCTTCGAGTTATCAGCGTTGTTTGCGGCAACAGGAGTTCATGAATCGAGATCTTTACCCAAATGGAACATATACTGTAGCTTCACAACATCATTTGATTAACGGAGGTTGTAAAACATCAAGGCAACCATGTCAAGAATTGTTGATTCAAGACACATTGAGTGTACCGCACGCAACCACGATTCCGACAAATCTTCATGCATTTGATGCTTCGGGTGCTAATGATatgaaggaaaaaaatatgcat ATTAATGCTGGCTATCGTGATACTATACTCGATACATATTATGATCATATATGCTGTATTTGCTTTACACACGCGCATTCAGACGCCAAGTCTGCTGACCAGCGTTTAAGACATTGTCGTCGTTGCGGTTTAGCCGTTCACCCAGTGTGTTACAATGATGAAGGATTAAGACTTCGAGTTTTTTCACCAACATTACTTTCCAAAAAGTCCACTGCACTGAATACGAAGGAATCCTAtgacattttgttaaattatctcGTGTCTGTGGAGACTCAATTCGAAAAACCTAAAGAACTCTTTCCTTTAACGGATTTACTTTGTAAAATCGAAGCTTATAATATTTTGCAGTTGGATTTG ccTCAGGTTTTTTTCCCTTCGTTGAAGAATCTCGATGTAACTACTTTACAAGATATCTATTTTACATGCGATGTTTGTTCTAACGGATACGTTCCTGAGCATGTTGTTTGTGTTGTATGTGGACGTAAAGGCGGAGCTTTGCGGATTTTGCATGTTGAAGATTCGGAGAGGAAAAACTCTAGTTCTCGAGATACTGTGGCAGAGATGTTCATTCATGTGGTGTGTGCTACGTATGCACCTGGGATTTCTATTGAAGACTCCAATGGGTTGTTTAGTGTTAAAACACTTGACACCATAATCAAATCAGATTTTTATGGTAGCAACAAGTGCCAGTTATGTGATTCAAAGGATGGTATCACGCTTCCTTGTTCGTATCCTAGTTGTTCTGTTTTCAACCATGCAAGATGTTTACAGCACCACAATTGTTGGTTAGGGCTGCATAGTGCAGTAGAAAGATTCTTAGATGAGGAAAAACCAATAAAACCATTGCCAG AAGTGAAACTACACCCCCAAAATTTGTCACAAATTCACACTTTCTGTTATActcatacaaaattaaaactaaaatatacaAGGCAACCTTTACATTCAAGTCTGCAGCGTATGAAAGAATTATTGGAACAG CTACGTGTTAAAACCTGTGGTGTTAAAAATCGAGTTTTAtccaaagaaaatgaaattgcaacATTTCTTAAGttgttgcaattaaaaaaacctttgCTTACAGTAAAAGAAGCACGTTCAAACAATGTCGCTTCCTTAATATCCAGCGAAAAACTTATTCCGTTTTTATCTATGGATACTAAATATGACGCGGCATACAT aaacaaaggGTATACTGTTACGTCGTCCACAAAATGGAATACGACATTAGATTATGAGCCAGTTCGACTATTTCCAGAAAAACCAATTTTAAATAGCCGAACCGTTCCATATGTATTAGAAGAAGTTACAACTAAAGTATTAGAGGCTTCAGTAGGATCAG aGACACTGCTCGAAGCGTTACCtccttttacaaaattgtCATTAGACAAATTATATGTTTTAGGGCAAGCAAGAGCACTAACT ATAGCGGAAATTGTGGATTTTTCACGAATGTTATTGCCGGATTATCAGCGGCGGCGACGAGGAAGGCCCTCGGCAAAAGAAAAAGTGATACGAGTTTTAACAACTGGAGCGCTTCAATATCTCAAAGCGCAAAAACATGCACATGAAACCCTGCAGGATGTCGTGAAACGCTTGCCGTTGGAATCAATGAAACCTTGCGATTTCACGTTTTGGGTTGAAGCATCCACTATTGCTGATCAATACGGTAAATCATTACAAGCCATTTTATGTGGAACAACAAACGGTGCAAATGAATGGATGGCGTTATCATCTTCTAAGAAAACACTGTTTACAACGTATCAACGACAACACAATCAGAATGGCATGTTAGTGCCCGATAATAAATCTATGATAACAACATCCGTGGAAGAGACAACAAAATCGTCGCCTCTCCATATGGATGAACAGCAATTTTGGGAATCGCCACAAAATAACGACCCTTCAACACCGCAGGTGTCGGAAGTCGATGTTTCTTTACAAACACAAGT CAAAAACGTGTCAATGGCTTTAAAGGAACGACTTTTAAATGAGAAAAACATTCAAGATCAACAACATTTTGTTGACTTTGCGTGTGAGTCAAAAAGCCATGGAACAGACAGCTCTTTCTGTAAGGAATGTCTTACTATTCAACAT GGCGGTGACCGGAACCAAGATGCGCATGTTTTTAGTGCATTAGGTGAAACGACAACGCACGAAAGTCAGAGTTGCTTAAACACCAATCTTAACGTTCAGGTATGTGTTACTGAACAAATCGAAAAACAACATGTTATTCAGGCCTCCGTGGAGGAAGCATTGTCGTCATCAGGTGGTCATGTGGTAACGTCATCAAGTTCTTTACTGGATAGCCGCGTAGAAGACTTTTCGACAGTAGTAGACACTTTCGAAAAGGCGTCTAAATCATCTCCGAATGGTTATGTAAAAGAGTCACCACCCCTCTTCAATAGTCATGTGGAAGACACTGGGGGCTTACCCGATAATTTGCTAGAGGCGTCATTGTCTGTAGAGTACAGTCTTGAACAAAAAACAGTGCTTTTTTCGGAGAATCATTTGGAAACAAACACGTTGCCTCTACTGAACAGTCAGTGTGGAACGGCAAGCCTGCACTCACTTAAAGGCAAGGGTAAAGCCGTGGCGTCGGCCTTAGCAGAGGACCACGCCGAAGGGACAAGGCCGCTTGTACCAGAAACTCACGTCGAAGGGACAAATCCGCCCGGACCAGAGACTCACGTCGAACCGACAAAGCCGCGTGTACCAGAAGCTCAGGTCGAACCGACAAACCCGCGTGTACCAGAAGCTCAGGTCGAACCGACAAAGCCGCGTGTACCAGAAGCTCAAGCCGAACCAACAACACCGCCCGTAACAGAAACTCATGTTAAAGAAGTCCTGTCGTCGCCGGAAGGTAGTATACACGACGCGTCGCCGCCGGTGCAAAATTGTATTGTGAAGAAGGGTGTGTTAGTAGAGAAG ATTGTTAGTGAGTCTCCTGTTgtgaatttggaaaaaaaaaaagctgggaacattttgaataaaaaaccTGAATTGACGATGGTCGATGCAAATACTGTATTGCATAGAAACGTTTCGG ATAAAATAAGTACGGACCCATGTGAGTCAAGTTGTATTGCAACACGTTTACGTCGTTCAGTTCGTAAGCGACATACGCTGGGTATGTCagaagagaagaaagaggaagagggTGTTTTGGATAATGCAGGACAGAATGAATCCCGAATTTCGACGCGTGGGCACAAAGTAGAAAAAGCTACTAAAGTCGAATTTCTTGACGTGTATCAAATTGTTGCTAACACAGTCCTGTCATCTTTTGAGACTGTAAAAGAATTGGAGAATTTTTGTTGGTTTCATATATCATTCAGCGTCTCACAGAATGGAAAAAGTACAGACTTGCATGTTGGTGATAAcgaagatttttttttcttatcgaaaaaatatgttgatgATAAAGTGCATCCTACCTCTTTTACAGAGTCCCTCCAACTTTGCG atcTATTCTCAGCAGTTGCGCTGCATGAAGTACGAACGGTAGTTGTAAGGCCAATAAAGCCAAGTCCAACCAATATTTGCAATAGCATCCTTTGTATGTTTCAATCGTTGCGATCTGCGAAAAATGACAGTCACAt ACCACTATtgagttttttatttttacaacctgaaaatataaaattgtttcagaaACTATGTCAGGACGCTGTAAAAGGAAACATTCAATCTTTAGAAGAAGTACATACAACATACATCAGTTGCCTAACAAATCCCTCtatgaaattattagtttTAAAACGAGAGGATGTTTGGTTACATTTTTCTTGGTATGGAAAGTATGTTCGTGATAAGTCATTCAATCAAGtaatgattgaaaaatggtTACCCCCCGTGGGCAACAATTTACGTCAACCTCGACGGTATCCAACTCTGACTCAAGCGGCGGTTGATGACGTTACGCGCTATTTCCAACATTTAATTGGGTGGGTATTGCAACAAGTTGATAATCCGTCAGCAGCTCTTTGCAACATTCCAGGATGGAATACACACAATTCATTATGGAACGATACAAATGTTTTC TCTCTTTTCTATTTAACACAATCCGTTCGAATTTTTTGTACGACATTATGGAAATGGAGAGAAGGTTTAGTAGTCGGGTATGGAAGTCCTTTACTAGCGAATTCTCaacgttttaaatttcatcaaaaagaCAATCAA aaatatccAGAGTTATACGGGGAGAGGAAACAAGGTGCTTTACTATGTTCACATGAAGAGGACACTGAACTGGAAAAGCCTCAATATTTTACTAACTACTCGTATCtcgtttactttgaaatatcagaaacttttgtttttgaatggtGTTCTTTAACTTTATGGGATTTTGTTGAAACGAAAAAtctaacaacaacaacaacaacaacaacaacaaa TGTGAGCAAGTTATTCGAATTGGATTCCAAATATCATATTCGCTCGTTTCTTACATGGACGACGCTTAGTAATTGTTACGAGTGCCAAAAGCCGCTTATGTCGTACTGGAAAGATAAAACTCCTTCAGAATTTTTACTTTGCC aaaatctaTCTCGTGGAagcaaaaatggaaaagacAAAGTTTTAACCTTAATCAAATGTCACAATACGACATGTCGAGAATGTGTGGAGAAAACATTAGCGAACTGCAAAACACTATCTTCGTGGGATACATGTGCAACGTGGAAGTGTTCGCAGTGTCGTCGGCCAGCGGATTCAACCGAAACAACAAAAACAGA AAACGTGACAGTCCACGAATCTGAACGATCTTTATCTACCGGTTCGGGAAAAGATACATTTTCCGCAACATTTAAATCTTTACAAACGTGCAAAAACTTTTCTTGTCGAACAGATTCTATGCTGGATTATAAacttaaaaaacaatgtgGAAAAGTGTCATGGAGAATAGGATTAacatcaaaagaaaaaaagcgtCAGAAATCAGATATGAAAGATTTTTATCAAGCGTCacatgaattgaaaaaatttcgtaaacaaaagtaa